Proteins encoded within one genomic window of Thermodesulfovibrionales bacterium:
- the dnaX gene encoding DNA polymerase III subunit gamma/tau, whose product MSYLVLARKWRPQGFEDLIGQEPISRILSNALSQGKLAHAYLFSGPRGVGKTSTARILAKALNCEKGPTPLPCGVCTFCRGIAEGSSVDVMEIDGASNNSVNDIRDLRERVKYAPAGGRYKVYIIDEAHMLSDSAFNALLKTLEEPPSHVVFVLATTASRKIPATVLSRCQHLPFRRVPTQKIKERLRLISDAEAIRISDGAIDLVARAAEGSMRDSLTILDQVSAFSSDIEESGIQDLLGIADFKALADLSAATIRGERKRILEIINSLADTGADFKSFTKDLMNFFRDLLVAKVVEKPEEILDMSDAEFTAVRDILKIASEDHLTLLLSEMIKAEADVRLAFSPRVTLEMSLIRASFLSSLRPVKEAIETIESFLTGQSGPAHPGEEPTGRPVRKRQKEVTGERVTGPAEPEQTRGTETSSGKSLTADSPDAAPSVSTIEGDSITAPDMPPPGRGEDQGEVSGSSVEEEEALPQQQVREDDFPAALMERIEAVNHPLACKLSQADMRVEGEILSITFNGGIAIHADSIKKNQRPIEEIASAIAGKKIRIVIETVKKKVPRKKDLREKILSEPIVKEAINLFDGRIVDVTLREKPGEGGRDV is encoded by the coding sequence ATGAGTTATCTGGTACTTGCGAGAAAATGGCGGCCCCAGGGTTTTGAAGACCTTATCGGTCAGGAACCTATCAGCCGCATCCTGAGCAATGCCCTGTCGCAGGGTAAGTTGGCGCACGCCTATCTCTTCTCGGGACCGAGGGGCGTCGGGAAGACCTCCACCGCAAGGATACTCGCAAAGGCGCTGAACTGTGAGAAAGGTCCGACCCCTCTCCCGTGCGGTGTCTGTACATTCTGCAGGGGTATAGCCGAGGGTTCGTCCGTCGATGTGATGGAGATAGACGGTGCTTCGAACAACAGCGTGAATGATATCCGCGATCTCCGCGAACGGGTCAAATATGCCCCGGCAGGCGGAAGGTATAAGGTCTATATCATCGATGAGGCCCATATGCTCTCCGATTCGGCCTTCAATGCGCTCCTGAAAACCCTGGAAGAACCACCGTCCCATGTCGTCTTTGTCCTCGCGACAACGGCCTCCAGAAAGATACCGGCTACGGTCCTTTCGAGATGCCAGCATCTTCCGTTCAGGAGGGTTCCGACGCAAAAGATCAAGGAACGGCTCCGGCTCATCTCCGACGCGGAAGCGATACGGATATCAGACGGAGCGATAGACTTGGTAGCGAGGGCAGCGGAAGGGAGCATGCGCGACTCCCTGACGATCCTCGACCAGGTCTCGGCGTTTTCCTCCGACATAGAGGAGTCGGGGATACAGGACCTGCTCGGAATAGCCGATTTCAAGGCCTTGGCGGATCTCTCGGCAGCTACCATAAGGGGAGAGCGGAAGAGGATACTCGAGATTATCAACAGCCTCGCCGATACGGGCGCTGACTTCAAATCTTTCACAAAGGATCTCATGAATTTTTTCAGAGACCTCCTCGTTGCAAAGGTCGTTGAGAAGCCGGAGGAAATACTCGACATGAGTGACGCGGAATTTACCGCCGTCAGGGACATCTTGAAGATCGCCTCGGAAGACCATCTGACGCTGCTGCTTTCCGAGATGATAAAGGCCGAGGCCGATGTGCGACTGGCATTTTCACCCCGCGTCACGCTCGAAATGTCGCTCATCAGGGCGAGTTTCCTGTCCAGCCTGAGGCCTGTGAAAGAGGCGATCGAGACTATAGAGTCTTTTCTTACGGGACAGAGCGGACCTGCACATCCGGGAGAGGAACCCACCGGTCGGCCGGTAAGGAAGAGACAGAAAGAGGTCACGGGCGAGCGTGTCACGGGTCCGGCCGAACCGGAACAGACGAGAGGAACGGAGACGTCCTCCGGAAAATCTCTGACCGCGGACTCCCCGGATGCCGCACCTTCAGTGAGCACCATTGAGGGAGATTCCATTACAGCCCCGGACATGCCCCCTCCGGGAAGAGGGGAAGATCAGGGCGAAGTGTCCGGATCTTCCGTGGAAGAAGAAGAGGCGCTTCCTCAGCAACAGGTGAGGGAGGATGACTTTCCGGCTGCGCTCATGGAGAGAATAGAGGCGGTTAATCACCCCCTTGCGTGCAAGCTTTCTCAGGCTGATATGAGAGTCGAGGGCGAGATTCTCTCCATAACGTTCAACGGCGGAATCGCGATACATGCTGATTCGATCAAGAAGAACCAACGTCCCATAGAGGAGATAGCCTCGGCTATCGCAGGCAAGAAGATACGAATCGTGATCGAGACGGTGAAGAAGAAGGTACCGAGGAAAAAGGACCTCAGGGAAAAGATACTCTCGGAACCGATCGTGAAGGAAGCGATAAATCTGTTTGACGGAAGGATAGTCGATGTTACGCTGAGAGAAAAACCAGGAGAGGGAGGAAGAGATGTCTAA
- a CDS encoding YbaB/EbfC family nucleoid-associated protein, whose translation MSKKMLGDIMREAQKLQAEMQRLQEEAKKKTVEATAGGGMVTVTANGAGELVSIKIEKDVVNPDDVEMLQDLILAAVNEASRRAQQMVNEEMGKLTGGMQLPGLGGLGNMFR comes from the coding sequence ATGTCTAAGAAGATGCTCGGGGATATTATGCGCGAGGCCCAGAAGCTTCAGGCCGAGATGCAGCGATTGCAGGAAGAGGCGAAGAAGAAGACCGTTGAGGCTACTGCAGGCGGAGGAATGGTGACGGTCACGGCAAACGGCGCGGGCGAGTTGGTATCCATAAAGATCGAGAAGGACGTCGTGAATCCCGATGATGTGGAGATGCTCCAGGACCTCATTCTCGCCGCCGTCAACGAGGCTTCGAGAAGGGCTCAGCAGATGGTCAACGAAGAGATGGGCAAACTCACCGGGGGTATGCAGCTTCCCGGCCTTGGCGGTCTCGGAAACATGTTCAGATGA